A genomic region of Papaver somniferum cultivar HN1 chromosome 7, ASM357369v1, whole genome shotgun sequence contains the following coding sequences:
- the LOC113298206 gene encoding diacylglycerol O-acyltransferase 1-2-like isoform X1, with translation MFRLDVILQLRIVDLGLMLKLFLTRASAPAHRRVKESHLSSDAIFRQSHAGLFNLCIGVLVAVKISLITENLMKLYITKRLTTFHVLVEKIAQNKLVSEPVSNNKVISFCILCPLAISIVIHDYIHSQDVLLSSLGKF, from the exons ATGTTTCGGTTGGATGTTATTCTTCAATTAAGAATTGTTG ATTTGGGTTTGATGTTGAAGTTGTTTCTTACAAG GGCATCAGCTCCGGCTCATAGAAGAGTTAAGGAAAGTCATCTTAGTTCTGATGCCATCTTCAGACAG AGTCATGCTGGTTTGTTCAATCTCTGTATTGGTGTACTGGTCGCAGTCAAAATAAGTCTTATTACTGAAAATTTAATGAAG CTTTACATCACTAAGAGACTGACCACTTTTCATGTGTTG GTTGAAAAGATAGCTCAAAATAAGCTCGTTTCGGAACCAGTAAGTAATAACAAGGTTATTTCATTTTGCATTTTATGCCCTTTAGCCATCAGCATAGTTATCCATGACTATATACATTCACAAGATGTGCTTTTAAGCTCCCTTGGGAAATTTTAG
- the LOC113298206 gene encoding diacylglycerol O-acyltransferase 1-2-like isoform X2, whose translation MFRLDVILQLRIVDLGLMLKLFLTRASAPAHRRVKESHLSSDAIFRQSHAGLFNLCIGVLVAVKISLITENLMKLYITKRLTTFHVLVEKIAQNKLVSEPD comes from the exons ATGTTTCGGTTGGATGTTATTCTTCAATTAAGAATTGTTG ATTTGGGTTTGATGTTGAAGTTGTTTCTTACAAG GGCATCAGCTCCGGCTCATAGAAGAGTTAAGGAAAGTCATCTTAGTTCTGATGCCATCTTCAGACAG AGTCATGCTGGTTTGTTCAATCTCTGTATTGGTGTACTGGTCGCAGTCAAAATAAGTCTTATTACTGAAAATTTAATGAAG CTTTACATCACTAAGAGACTGACCACTTTTCATGTGTTG GTTGAAAAGATAGCTCAAAATAAGCTCGTTTCGGAACCA GATTGA
- the LOC113295097 gene encoding uncharacterized protein LOC113295097 produces MVKKFFSSKRLLKQMNKTYISLISKKSKPCTPSEFRPIGPCNTSYKIISKKLVRRMKPLMERIISPYQAAYASGRLINDSTIIDHDLIHSMKRKEGQVGWLDLKLDMSKAFDRLE; encoded by the coding sequence ATGGTCAagaagtttttttcttctaagcgTCTCCTCAAACAGATGAACAAGACTTATATCTCACTAATTTCTAAGAAAAGTAAACCATGTACTCCTTCTGAATTCAGACCTATTGGACCTTGTAATACTTCATACAAGATCATATCAAAAAAATTAGTAAGGAGGATGAAACCTTTAATGGAGAGAATAATTTCACCTTATCAAGCTGCTTATGCGTCAGGTAGGCTCATCAATGATAGTACTATCATAGATCATGATCTTATACATTCTATGAAGAGGAAAGAAGGTCAAGTAGGATGGCTAGATCTTAAACTAGatatgtcaaaagcctttgataggcttgAGTGA